A genomic window from Haladaptatus caseinilyticus includes:
- a CDS encoding NAD(P)-dependent glycerol-1-phosphate dehydrogenase, with amino-acid sequence MFEKSTWIRLPRNVVVGHGVLSETVDAISELHLHGVPLIVTSPTPNDVAGKRVEAQFEEAGIDVETTVIEEASFDSVQRVIETAREVNAGYLVGVGGGKAIDIAKMASDEIKRGFVSIPTAASHDGIVSGRGSIPEKDTRHSVAAEPPLAVVADTEILADAPWRLTTAGCADIISNYTAVKDWRLANRLQNVEYSGYSAALAEMTAEMLVDNADSIKPGLEESAWVVTKALVSSGVAMSIADSSRPASGAEHLFSHQLDRIAPDAALHGHQVGVGSIITEYLHGGNWRGIRDALETIGAPTTADELGIDAETVVEALTTAHEIRDRYTILGSGMNEAAAIEAVTATGIV; translated from the coding sequence ATGTTCGAGAAATCTACGTGGATCCGTCTCCCGCGGAACGTGGTTGTGGGCCACGGTGTTCTTTCGGAGACGGTGGACGCTATCTCCGAACTGCATCTCCATGGCGTTCCCCTCATCGTCACCAGTCCGACACCGAACGACGTGGCGGGAAAACGCGTCGAAGCACAGTTCGAGGAGGCAGGTATCGATGTCGAAACGACCGTCATCGAGGAAGCGAGTTTCGACTCCGTCCAGCGCGTCATCGAAACCGCTCGCGAAGTGAACGCAGGCTATCTCGTCGGCGTGGGCGGTGGAAAAGCGATCGATATCGCGAAGATGGCGAGCGACGAAATCAAGCGGGGCTTCGTCTCTATTCCAACTGCGGCGAGTCACGACGGTATCGTCAGCGGTCGCGGGTCGATTCCCGAGAAGGACACCCGACACAGCGTCGCCGCGGAACCACCACTCGCCGTCGTCGCGGACACGGAAATCCTCGCGGACGCCCCATGGCGACTTACGACGGCGGGGTGTGCCGACATCATCAGTAACTACACTGCGGTCAAGGATTGGCGACTCGCGAATCGACTGCAGAACGTCGAATACTCCGGCTACTCCGCCGCGCTCGCGGAGATGACTGCCGAAATGCTGGTCGATAACGCCGATTCGATCAAACCCGGGCTGGAAGAGTCGGCCTGGGTCGTCACCAAGGCGCTCGTCTCCTCCGGGGTCGCCATGAGTATCGCCGATTCGTCGCGCCCGGCCAGTGGGGCAGAACACCTCTTTTCGCACCAACTCGACCGAATCGCGCCCGACGCCGCCCTTCACGGTCACCAAGTCGGCGTCGGTTCCATTATTACCGAATATCTTCACGGGGGAAACTGGCGGGGAATCCGAGACGCGCTGGAAACTATCGGTGCACCGACAACTGCGGACGAGCTCGGGATCGACGCCGAAACCGTCGTCGAAGCGCTCACCACGGCCCACGAAATTCGCGATCGCTACACGATTTTGGGAAGCGGTATGAACGAAGCTGCGGCAATCGAGGCCGTAACTGCGACCGGAATCGTCTGA
- a CDS encoding helix-turn-helix domain-containing protein, whose amino-acid sequence MSTIVEISIPADEFALGRALRDGSQLQIELERIIPTGTAVFPFFWAWGDNVRQFEAAVRAEPVIQDLTKLDSFSDGTLFRAVWNDEISGFVQGIEEADATVMEANGTVDGWTFHLRFPGQEQMSVFQSFCRREDVPIEIHRVYSLQEMAVQQLGDLTPAQQETLITAYEEGYFERPRDITLEELADELKISPQAVGGRLRRGFANLIAGSFRSLDG is encoded by the coding sequence ATGAGTACTATCGTGGAGATCTCCATACCCGCAGACGAGTTCGCGCTCGGTCGTGCACTGCGTGACGGTTCGCAGCTGCAGATCGAACTTGAGCGGATTATCCCCACCGGAACTGCCGTGTTTCCCTTCTTCTGGGCATGGGGCGACAACGTTCGTCAGTTCGAGGCCGCCGTCCGTGCCGAACCGGTGATACAAGACCTCACGAAACTCGATTCCTTCTCCGATGGGACGCTGTTTCGCGCCGTTTGGAACGACGAAATTTCCGGATTCGTACAAGGGATCGAAGAAGCCGATGCAACGGTGATGGAGGCAAACGGAACGGTGGATGGGTGGACGTTCCATCTTCGATTCCCGGGACAGGAACAGATGTCCGTGTTTCAGTCCTTCTGCCGCCGGGAAGACGTTCCCATTGAAATTCACCGTGTCTATTCCTTACAGGAGATGGCGGTTCAGCAGTTGGGCGACCTCACGCCTGCACAGCAAGAAACCCTCATCACGGCCTACGAAGAAGGATATTTCGAACGGCCACGGGATATTACGCTGGAAGAACTGGCCGACGAACTGAAAATATCTCCGCAAGCGGTCGGTGGTCGGCTTCGGCGTGGCTTCGCGAATCTCATCGCTGGATCGTTTCGTTCACTAGATGGATAG
- a CDS encoding NAD-dependent epimerase/dehydratase family protein, with amino-acid sequence MDSALVIGGTRFIGRHLVTDLLDNGYDVTIFNRGNHDNPFADTDGVSHFEGDRTNDSALEAARAEVVPDIVIDCVAYEPREVRAATEIFADVDGYVYISSGSAYEAEVIPKRENETELRDCTPEQAMDDSHDSYGARKAEGDRAIFEAAERGVNAMSVRPCIVYGPYDYTERLDFWLDRVNRYDRLLVPGDGQNLWHRAYVEDVASALRVVAEEGDPGESYNVGDEQLVTMDEMISLIADAFETDVELVHASDRELSTGGLSVDDYILYRDYPHVLDTNKLASLGWESTPVNEAMARTAEEHLESDRDGSDHDPGRESEERVLGVLDTI; translated from the coding sequence ATGGACAGCGCACTCGTCATCGGTGGCACCCGATTCATCGGTCGGCACCTCGTCACCGACCTGCTCGACAACGGTTACGACGTGACCATCTTCAATCGCGGCAACCACGACAACCCCTTCGCGGACACTGACGGTGTCTCCCACTTCGAGGGGGACCGAACGAACGACTCCGCCCTCGAAGCGGCGCGAGCGGAAGTGGTTCCCGACATCGTCATCGACTGTGTGGCGTACGAACCCCGCGAGGTTCGCGCCGCTACCGAAATATTTGCCGACGTGGACGGTTACGTCTACATCTCGAGCGGGAGCGCCTACGAAGCCGAAGTGATTCCCAAGCGCGAAAACGAAACCGAACTCCGTGACTGCACGCCCGAACAGGCGATGGACGACTCCCACGACTCGTACGGAGCACGGAAAGCGGAGGGCGACCGCGCGATCTTCGAAGCTGCAGAACGTGGCGTGAACGCGATGAGCGTCCGCCCCTGCATCGTTTACGGTCCGTACGACTATACCGAGCGTCTCGACTTCTGGCTTGACCGGGTGAATCGCTACGACCGCCTGCTCGTTCCCGGCGACGGACAGAACCTCTGGCACCGTGCCTACGTCGAGGACGTTGCGAGCGCACTACGGGTCGTAGCCGAGGAGGGTGACCCTGGCGAGTCGTACAACGTCGGCGACGAGCAGCTCGTCACGATGGATGAGATGATTTCCCTCATCGCGGACGCGTTCGAGACCGACGTGGAACTCGTCCACGCCAGCGACCGCGAACTATCGACCGGCGGCCTCTCGGTGGACGATTACATCCTCTATCGGGACTACCCACACGTTCTCGACACGAACAAGCTTGCTTCGCTTGGTTGGGAATCGACCCCGGTAAACGAAGCGATGGCCCGAACCGCCGAAGAGCATCTGGAAAGCGACCGCGATGGCAGCGACCACGACCCCGGTCGGGAGTCGGAGGAGCGAGTGCTGGGTGTTCTCGACACGATATGA